Proteins co-encoded in one Cupriavidus taiwanensis genomic window:
- a CDS encoding DsbE family thiol:disulfide interchange protein, with protein MTRFLLPLAAFLALAVALAAGLRHDPRALPSPLVGKVAPAFQLPLLAPEGRTLASADLRGKVWLLNVWASWCAACRTEHPLLVDFAGRAPVPLYGLNYKDEAGAARDWLRRLGDPYAASLVDADGRVGIDYGVYGVPETFVIDQHGVVRYRQVGPVTREVLERKLIPLIEQLQRQGDGHA; from the coding sequence ATGACACGCTTCCTGCTGCCGCTGGCCGCCTTCCTCGCCCTGGCGGTGGCGCTGGCCGCGGGGCTGCGCCACGATCCGCGCGCGCTGCCGTCGCCGCTGGTGGGCAAGGTCGCGCCGGCATTCCAACTGCCCCTGCTGGCGCCCGAGGGCCGCACGCTGGCCAGCGCCGATCTGCGCGGCAAGGTCTGGCTGCTCAATGTGTGGGCCTCGTGGTGCGCCGCCTGCCGCACCGAGCATCCGCTGCTGGTGGACTTTGCCGGGCGCGCGCCAGTGCCGCTGTACGGCCTCAACTACAAGGACGAAGCCGGCGCCGCGCGCGACTGGCTGCGGCGGCTGGGCGACCCCTATGCCGCGTCACTGGTCGACGCCGACGGCCGGGTCGGCATCGACTACGGCGTCTACGGCGTGCCGGAGACCTTTGTCATCGACCAGCATGGGGTGGTGCGCTACCGCCAGGTCGGCCCGGTCACGCGCGAGGTGCTGGAGCGCAAGCTGATCCCGCTGATCGAGCAGCTGCAGCGGCAGGGAGATGGCCATGCGTAG